TTCTGTGAGGTGACAGTATTCCCCATCCCTTGTATTCTCCTTGATGGGTCCAAAGAAATGGagcaaggaagaaaaaaaaatccaagtgtGCAACTGCGCTATGCGGCAGAAGACTGGTCTCTTTATATCCTATAGCTTGGGCCCAGCAAGACGCCTGCCAGGCCAACACTACTCCATTTGTGGCCTGAGTCAGCAAGGGAAGAGGGGCAGAGGGAGAGGCCGAGGAACAGAGCGCAGGAAGGTCTAAGGGTCAGGCCATGAGAAAAGAAAGAGAAACACAGGCAGGTGAGAGTGTCACGACTCCTCGTTCCcggaatcatcatcatcataacagtcggcgtcctcctcctcctcatcttcgtcATCTATGTCGTCATCATACAAGTCGTCGTAAAGCAAGTCTGAGCTGTTGTCACTAGAAGGCACTTTAGTTTTAATGCAGTATTCTGCCAAGGTGGTGGGGACTTTCACACCGTCTTTTTCTGCTTCCACTTTAGTTGCTGATACTTGTTTCCTGTTTAGAGAGAACAGATTAAAGACTTTAGAAGGGTTAAATCATTAATGTATCGATCAAAAACAGTTACCATAATATTgcccctctatgtacaagaatataactactataatactgcccctctatgtacaagaatataactactataatactgcccctctatgtacaacaatataactactataatactgcccctctatgtacaagaatataactgctataatactgctgctctatgtacaagaatataactgctataatactgcttctatgtacaagaatataactgctataatactgcccctctatgtacaacaatataactactataatactgcctcctaaggATAAGAATGTATGGAGATCTCACGTGATGCTCAGTATGAGTGACACCTCATTATACAGGCGACATCCTCACTCACCTAATGATTTCAGCATATTCCTTGTCTTTTCCTTTGCTGTCCCTCCATTTCCTGAACATTACAGAAGCGTCTACATTGGCCGGGGAGAAGGTGTTTGGTTCATTCAGCAGTGAGATCACACTCAGCAGGATTGTCCTGGGGAGGAGACAAGAGGGGGTGAAGGTTCTGGTGTACAAGGTCCACTGTGTCACAGATGCAATGTACTTGGGTGTCCTGGGGTAAGAAGGCAAATCACACAAGCAAAATCCCGTACACACTGCGGGCTTATTTAGATGGCAGTTATGAAGACCCGTGGTCAGACTAGAACTTGCTGCCATAACATACACTAAAATGCTACCGCATAATGGCCACCAGAATAAGACCTTCTGAACATTATGTGGCTCAACAACACCATTCTAAAGATCTCTGCTCGCTGTCAGTGAACAGGAacgtgtaaaaataaaaaaaaaaaaacaccttgacCAATGTATCGCCATCAGTCTGCTCCCATACAGTCTCCTGAAGCATTACTTGACTGCAGAGCTCACATGTCCCCAGTGTCACTCATTAAGCAGGAGGTGGTGTAGGAGGGGACTGGGCAACCTCAAAATGGGGGCAGCAGGCAAGCGGTgaggagggcattttttttttaattttattgccTACATACTGCCCCATTGCAACAAATTTTTTCCACTGGAAAACACATAAAAGGGCTTATCCCAGTATGacaacttatctcctatcctgtggataagggggTAAGTGTCCGATTGGTGGGGctcccactgatcacgagaatagGGGCCAATGCTCCCCAGTTCAAATGGAGCAATGCCACTACCTTCAGCTCTGTGGGGCTGCCAGAGATAGAAGAGCACAGGGCCCCATTTTTGTGGTAGGCGAGTGCCCCAGCAGTTGAACCTCCACGGATCAGACACTTCTCCTTTTACCAATGGATGGAAGGGGCAACCCCTTGAAAATCAATGGCACAATTCACATTCAGGACATCTGTTCCACACATACGAATGGGGTAGTTTCGGCAGCAAGCACATGGCGTTCTGCAAGCAGCAGACACATGGGGTGGTCAGAGTTGTCCAacaaatctgccacgtgtgaatgCAGATCGTGCCAGAAGGTGAACCTGAAATGTGAGCCATTATCCGATAAACCCTGATAGCAGGCGGATTACATAGAGGATGGTTCAGCAGTCTTCACACTTACCTGACGTTCTGGGTGGGGTTCCACCTTTCTGAAGGCAGCTCTCCACTCTGTGGGTCATCTACAGGCGGGTGAAGGATCGAGATGCAGACATCACCATTCTAAGAAACAGAACAGAGACATGAGGAACCCTCCGCCCTTTCAGTAATCCGCAACTTCTTTTTGCAAAAGACAAAGTTCCAGTAGATGATAATTTAACAGTGGGGCAGATTGTCTAAATTTGCGCCGTCTACCTACAGGATTAGTAAGTCTCTGTAGACGAGCTATGCGCAGTGCCAACTTGGCAGAGATCGGAATACCACTTGTTGTGATGGCCGGGGTTATAGAAAAGCTGAGTTGACTATGCCATGCTGGTTCCATACATCCCATTTAACCCCCGGCCATCTCAAACAGGTAGTCAGATCTCCGCCATGAATGACTGTGCTGGGAACATCTAAGGCCTCGTCTACATGACATTTTCAAgtcaaaggaaaaaaaacaaaaaaaaaaaaaaaaaaaaaaacacacaacaacaCACGTCAGTTTCATCTGTGAAGGATCCACGTTTAGTCCACAGGTGTCCATTTTTAGCCTGTGTGTGTTATCCGAAATCCAAAGACCTAGCtcagctgaatttttttttccagagcatctcctattaATCTTCAATCTGTGATGTCTATGGGTCCACGAAAATCGCAGACACATCACCGAGCGTGTTTGGACCGCATCACaaatcaaagtagtgcatgttcacatactgatgtgtgaacagacatTCAAATAAataggtacgtgtgctgtccgtggaaaatgcatacagcacgtcagtgaaaaactgagATGTGGATGAGGcccaagttaggcctcatgcacatgcgcAGTTTGTTCACCGATTCTGATACCAGCAAAGGGAACAAACACTTTGTCGGCACTGTGCATGCACTAGCTCGCACACCTCGAGATTACGGCACTAACTTTGTGAGAAAGGAGAAGATtcctggatgcaggcggtgctgggctccttaaccATAAGCAACCacaccttgggcaccttacacatctaaaaatcattttttaaacaaaataaaaccacacagcgctATTAGACatgtatattgtggacatgctagctGAGATCTATCCCTACATGTCTGCAGCTGTATAGGGTAAAactataggtgacagattcccattaACTGCGGCGGTGTGGGATTTACGGGACCCGCAGGCATAacgggattaggctactttcacactgccgtttctgggtccgcctgcgaGATccgttccattcagaatgcatcagtttggctccgttccgcctccattctgctctggaggcggacaccaaaacgctgcttgcagcgtttgtgtctacctggcggtgcggagccaaacggatccgtcctgtcttacaatgcaagtcaatggggacggatctgtttacattgacacaatattgctgcaattgtaaacggatccgtcccccattgacttttgtttgcatttataggtgcggatcagtctgtgcagataccagacggatccgcacctaacgcaggtgtgaaagtagccttaaagggacaccgacagccccaattagcatatttaggtatatatacgtgagtacaggtcttataaagtctattaaaatgatctaagtatcccccctgtccaccttataagtaccaaaatataaagttatataacctgcttgtccggtcaccaatctgcccaaggggcggcgtttcatcacaaaatgcgcccagccagccgctcccaactgccgttctgaagccccgcccagctcatcaatattcacttcactgggcggcggctacaactctcccaactcaagtgcccggcgcatgcgcataaagcagaggctgcagcacttgagtcaggagagttgtagccgccgcccagctaagtgaatattgatgagctgggcggcgcttcagactggcagttgggagcggctggctgggcgcattttgtgatgaaacgccgccccttgggcagattggtgaccggacaagcaggttatataactttatattttggtacttataaggtggacaggggggatacttagatcattttaaaagactttataagacctgtactcacgtatatatacctaaatatgctaattggggctgtcagtgtccctttaaaaatcgacaacgaatccagttatcgattatcATTGATAACGTTGATTAATGGTTGCAGCCCTAGTTCCCtatatggtaaaactgacctgtccaTTTCATTATTcaggtcagtataattacagagataccatACATGTATAGTTTCTCACATTTTAATACTGcgggaaaaaataaattaagaaaaacatttttctcaaatcgccatattctgacccctacaactttttgttatgtgcacagagctgtgtgaggacttttccagggcgatctgtacttttcattgataccatccTGCGGtgtgtaagactttttgatcactttattaattttttgtggAAGGTAAAGTGACCCAAAACAGCAAATGGTCCAGTttgtcttcccccccccccccccgtgtcaccGTTTGCCACATGGGAAAATGATATAAATTTTAATAGTACAGCTGTTTTAGCACACGgcaatacccatgatgtgtattttttttgcagcataaCGAATCTGGCTcccctgatggggggggggggggtgatgtctgaccacggcatctgaatggTTAAAAGTCAGATGTGCCGGTTGCGGACTTTAGCCGCGGGTGTCTACGATATGAAGCAGTAGGCACCCTGTGGCTATGGTGCCCGCTGTAAGgcatgtttaaccctttcactaccggagctgtatgagggcttatttcttgtgggacaagttatactttctaatgaGACGATTAATTATGCAATACAACGTAGTGGTAAGCGGTaaaaaataaattccaaatggggtggtattggggggggggggggggggagataaaagcgcaattcctccaccgttttacaggttttgttcccaaTGTGTTTAATTTGCTGCAAAATTAAGGCACTCCCTTCATTCTCAGGcaagtacgattacaacgatacaaaccctatacatatggggtaggTCTAAAAATaggtagtgtaaaaataaaatatatattttttttattatacggaaagattgtgatttaaacatttttatttttatatatttttaaaatttttaatttttttttgtaattattttgaagctcatatgagcctataatttcagttttttcattttgtacattCAGGGATTTTTAAATTGAGTTTATGTTGGTCGAAAGCAAGATCTTccgggtttttgcgcatttagatgcagtgacctcacttgatcacagcatctaaagcctttaattatcgcaatcagcattattgccggtcaagGTAATTAGCTGCAGGTCTCTGGTCGTCCTACTCTTTGCACCTCTGCAGAACATCTGACGCCTCATGGCTCTGACATTTACCTGCACACTGTTATAGCGGTGGGGTCCAGCTTTGTCCTATTTGCTTCAATGGGAACAGCGTTGCAGTAACCAGGCACAGTGTACCGAACTGTAGTTCAGGATATTGATGGCACATCTTCAGGACGTTTGCCACCcacgtcgatcagctgtttgaaagggccAATGCAAGGTATTACAGCTTTgttctattcacttgaacaggatgAAGCTGAAATATCCTTCACCACTACTAAAGCAGATAGCATGCAGGTAGCCATGGTGCCTCCCGacaatatgatattgatggcccatcctggGGGACAGGCCACCGATACCTTGAACTCAGAAAGCCACTCTAATGTGCCCACTGTCTAATGATCAAATGACACTGCTCATCCTACCTcagtctatacagcaaagctgacaagtgaTCTGCTGAAAACAGAATGGTTAGCCTACTGTGGATGCAGTCAAATACCAGGTTTCAATAATGGCATTTTCTAAGCTATGCACCATGGAAGGGTCATAGTATGCAGTTAATGTCTTACCTCATATATATTGGGATGCCACATCTTTGTCAGGAAACGGAAAGTTGGAGGAGAGTACGGATAGTCTATGGGGAATTTTATGTGAGCCTGCAACAGAAGAAACAAGGACGGTCAAGACACTGAGGAGTATTATATTTCTATCATACATTCAGAATCCCATCGTCACATTTCTTACATCTTACATTCACAACCAGGTAACATACAGTGTCCAGCTCAGACAATGAACATGGATGATAATTAGGACTGATTTACAATAAAATAGAGGCACTAAAGATGGAGAACCTTTTTCTTAAAAGGGGTATTacggttttaattttttatttaatttatttttttacagaatagGATGTTGAACAATTttttaatgtacagtacagaccaaaagtttggacacaccttctcattcaaagagttttctttattttcatgactatgaaaattgtagactcacactgaaggcatcaaaactatgaattaacacatgtggatagatagatatccatccacatgtgttaattcatagttttgatgccttcagggtGAATCTACAAAtgtaatagtcatgaaaataaagaaaactctttttgaatgagaaggtgtgtccaaacttttggtctgtactgtgtatatatatttaaaaaaaatttgctccCAGCCCTTTATTATAGTCACACAGTAGCCTCTtcctaaagaaaaataaaattgtatggcccattttagtcctgtaaaatgcatccaCAGGAGAGCTGGATAGGAATAAACGTGGCATAGGTTATGTGAGCAGTCATGTGACCTGACTTTCAGCTAACTGAACATAAAAGGGAGTAGAATATAAACAGTATATATACGGTATTACTACCCATCTAATTTTCCATGTAGAAgcagatttttttaaacattaaaaACATGACATCACCTacagacaggcagccatgttacaACATCACCTACAGACAGGCAACCATCTAAATACATGCAAAGATGTAGTTACCATAATGAACACAAAAGTCATTATTCCAACTCTAGTTCTCTCTATAGTTATAACACAGATGTAAACTGTGTGCTGACCCAAaacaagacctctgaaggtgtcctgtgGCCCCAGTTTCCCTACATttttacaagacaggtatcattttaatcagcatgatgaacccTGTTAGGAAGTATACAGGTACCAGTTTAATAGGGCTGGTCCTGCACACTGCTGCATGGATTGAAATTAATTTCCAGCACAACCCACAGATGACAATTGGATTGCGATCTGGTGAATTTTGAAGCCAAGTCATCACCTGCAACTCATGGTCCTCATTCCTGAGGCGGAAAGAATTTGGACACCGAGTCAGGGCCAAAAACCACCGTCTGAACATACCCACCCTTAGCAGGGAGTATTTTTAGTCAAGGAGGTGTGGAATAGCTGCACTAAGTAAACAGCGTGTAAGCACACAACATTCTGAGGTCACCATTTATGCAGGAAAACCATTTAAAATATTTGCATCGCTATTTTCTGACACCCTGTGTGATGGTTTGGCATTTACAGcttgggctgtagtttttattggtaccacttTAGAGGGAAGCaatactttttgatcattttgtatataattttttggtaGTGGCGAGGGGACCAAAAACAGCAAATCAGttctctttatatgttttcccattACAACGTTCAGTATCCATAATATTTTAATATGATTTAAATAGCTTTGTCACAGCAACAGTTTATTTCGAATTGTTTACCTTTATATGTAAAATGCGACAATCTGACAGtttaatatgtgtgtgttttttttttttacgtctacttttagtccccttagggggACTTGAACATGTAATCCTTTGATCATTTATACCATATACACTTgcggtctaaaataaaaaacacaccaagACAACATTATACTCCCCCTTCCCCATGCCGCTGGTCCGCTCCCCTTAGCGCAGCTTGTTTCCAAACTGCAGTGGAGCCATGCCGTACAACTGCAGCCAATTAGGGTGGGGGTAATGAGAGATTTTTTCCTCATCTCCGACACCCAGTTACTAATACCAAAAGGTAGTTTGCTATGACAGGCCTGGTAGTCAGcagattgcggatccacaaaacatggatgcagcccgtgtgcattctgcaatttgcggaacagaacagacggctcattatagaaatgcctattcttgtccgcaaaacagccatgttttattctttttaaggcctctttcacactacagtatgtccatttcagtgttttgcggtccgtttttcacggatctgttgttccgtttttttgcttccgttgtggttccgtttttccgtatggcatatacagtatacagtaattacatagaaaatatcgggctgggtataacattttcaatagattgttcagaaaaaacggaagacatacggatgcatttccgtatgtgttccgtttttttgcggacccattgacttgaatggagccacggaccgtgatttgcgggcaataataggacatgttctatctttcaacggaacggaaaaacgaaaatacggaaacggaatgcatacggaacacattcctttttttgcggaaccattgaaataaatggttccgtatacggaacgcaaaaaacggaccgcaaaacggaaaaaaaaaaaaaaaaaaacggtagtgtgaaagaggcctaagtagccAGAGAATGGAGCAATGAATGCGGGCAGCACAtggggtgctgtccgcatcttttggggccccactgaagtgaatgggtccgcatctgagccggctcggatgcggaccaaaacaacggtcgtgtgaacgaagccttacacAGAGGACACCTTTTGTGTATGGAATGGGCTCAGCTGGGGAGCCTGCTTCATacatgccttaggcctcatgcacacgacagtgtcccTATTGTGGTCTGCAAACCACAGAGCCGCAAAATATGGACAACTACCATGTGCAGGCTCGCATTTTTCCCCTCACTcccataactagaaatgactattcttgtccgcaatacggATGCTCTATAAATTGTGGAATGGGCacacagatttttaatttttttgcagacccatagaaatgaatgggtccacgtaCAATCCACAAAACGCGAATCGGACAGAGAtacaaaatacggtcatgtgcatgaggccctacatGTAAATGACACATTTGCATTAAGGAGTAACCAGTTCCTCATTCCCTGCGAGTATAAAGCTCCATTACTGGCAATGTCGGGCACCAACAGCTGCGCAGGTCTGTGCTCATGTGTAGAAATAAGCACAAGACTCTTTGCAAAGCTGTAGGCTGCTGGGGTCTCATGCCCGTATGAGCATTGGTGTGACAGTCTAACATCTTCCCCTCCCAGCAATACATTAGGCGCGGGTAGGGGAAATTAATGTGTTCATGAGCATAGCCGCACTGGTTATTAACATAATCTAGAATAATGATAATTCTGGATTGCAGCTGGGGGCAGATGCTGCGTGCTCGGCCCATCATACAGACACCTGCAGATCAGAGACATCCCAGCACTAGGCCTCTATGCACAGCATTGTCACCATCCATATTATAATAATATTCTGCATACCATGCTGcatgtatatacagtgccttgcaaaaataattaaccccccttgacttttttcgtgttttgttacattacagccttaaagaggacctttcacctggaaaaacattgtgaacgaagtatgctgacatagagagcggcgcccggggatctcactgcacttactattatccctgggcgccgctccgttctcccgttataggctccggtatcttcgctctaagttatagtaggcagtgtCTGCCCTCGTCCtgtgggagtctccttctcctaggctgcagcgctgggcAATCGCACAGCtgcggagaacggagcggtgcccggggataatagtaagtgcagtgagatccccgggcgccgctctccatgtcagcatacttcgttcacaatgtttttccaggtgaaaggtcctctttaagttcaatgttttgttaatctgaatttatgGGAtgtatcagaacacaatagtctaaggtggtgaagtgaaatgagaaaattatacaaataaaactattgtttagaaatagaaaattggcatgtgctttgttaggaagcccataaaaagctctggtgcaaatAATTACCTTTAGAGGTCACATGATGTCCACTTGTGTGCAATCtaaatgtcacatgatctgtcattacatatatacaccttttttgaaaggccccagagacactgccatgaagaccaaggaactctccaaacaagtaagggacaatgttgttgagaagtacaagtcagggttaggttataaaaaaaaaaaaataataataattatatatatatatatatatatatatatatatatatatatatatataataatccccaggagcaccatcaaatctatcataaccaaatggaaagaacatggcacaacagcaaacctgccaagagactgtcacccaccaaaactcatggaccgggcaaggagggcattaatcagagaggcagcacagagacctaaggtaaccctggaggagctgcagagttccacagcagagaccggagtatctgtacataggacgacaataagccgtacactccatagagttgggcattatggccagaagaaagccgtTACTTTTAGcaaaactcacaacgtgcctttttgttttttgctaaaaGTATgtaggagactcccaaaatgtatgggagGAAGATGCTCTGTTccgatgagactaaaatttaactttttggccatcaaagaaaacgctatgtctggcgcaaacccatcaCATCACCCAATGAACACCATcctcacagtgagacatggtggtggcagcagcatcatgttggggggactgggaaactggtcagagttgagggaaaaacggattgtgctaaatacagggatattcttgaaaaACCTAAACCACTCTGTgtgacggaggttcaccttccagcaggacaatgaccccaaacacacggctaaagcaacacttaaagggattctgtcacctcccctcagccaaaaaacgatttaaaagcagcaatgcagcacagcttacctggattaggctgtgctcttttatcttgaaatccgtccagcagttactgcaaaaaacgactttgattgatatgtaaatgagtcctgaaggtgcccagaggggcgtttttttcttcttagagagcccagtaccgcccctctttcagtgcccagcccgccttccttgcactgtctaactgccccagcctgccacagcctcccctccctctcctccccctccgtcacgccgaacgaagtctcgcacaggcgcagtacccaccgagggctgcgcctgtgcgatcatcaggagactgagggcggcagcttcatcttcgtcactgggcatgcgccgagcccagtgacgtccgatgttagctctttccctcagtcagcctggtaggaagcgcagaggattgccgatcggctgctgcaccctgcgctttctccagtctgcctgccacagtgaagacggccagcgatttctttccccaccctcccttcaggaaagaaataagtatttgttggggcgaattaggtattattatatgaagtaaagctttactgaatttatacattttcactgagcaaaaacaaatacttatttctttcctgaagggagggtggggaaagaaatcgctggccgtcttcactgtggcaggcagactggagaaagcgcagggtgcagcagccgatcggcaatcctctgcgcttcctaccaggctgactgagggaaagagctaacatcggacgtcactgggctcggcgcatgcccagtgacgaagatgaagctgccgccctcagtctcctgataatcgcacaggcgcagccctcagtgggtactgcgcctgtgcgagacttcgttcggcgtgagggagggggaggagagggaggggaggctgtggcaggctgggggcggcggttagaaagtacaaggaaggcgggctgggcactgaaagaggggcggtactgggctctctaagaaaagaaaagcccctctgggcaccttcaggacacatttacatatcaatcaaagtcgttttttgcagtaactgctggacggatttcaagataaaagagcacagcctaatccaggtaagctgtgcttcgtGGCTGCTTTAAagtcgttttttggctgaggggaggtgacagaatccctttaagtggtttaaggggaaacatgtaaatgtgttggaatggcccagATCTTTAtctaatagaaaatctgtggtcagacttaaagattgcagctcacaagtgcaaaccatccaacttgaaggagctggagcagttttgcaaggaggaatgggcaaaaatcccagtggtaagatgtggcaagctcacagagacttatccaaagcgacttggagctgtgattgccgcaaaaggtggctctacaaagtattgactttttgGGGTGGTGAATAGTTACgcacattgactttttttgtCCCATTTGTGGTTTGcttcacacaaaaaaacaaacgAAAAAAACAACttcagttgtgggcatgttctgtaaattaaatgatgcaaatcctcaaacaatccatgttaattcc
This portion of the Bufo gargarizans isolate SCDJY-AF-19 chromosome 1, ASM1485885v1, whole genome shotgun sequence genome encodes:
- the UBE2R2 gene encoding ubiquitin-conjugating enzyme E2 R2 encodes the protein MAQQQMTSSQKALMLELKSLQEEPVEGFRITLVDESDLYNWEVAIFGPPNTLYEGGYFKAHIKFPIDYPYSPPTFRFLTKMWHPNIYENGDVCISILHPPVDDPQSGELPSERWNPTQNVRTILLSVISLLNEPNTFSPANVDASVMFRKWRDSKGKDKEYAEIIRKQVSATKVEAEKDGVKVPTTLAEYCIKTKVPSSDNSSDLLYDDLYDDDIDDEDEEEEDADCYDDDDSGNEES